The Niastella koreensis GR20-10 genome includes a window with the following:
- a CDS encoding sigma-70 family RNA polymerase sigma factor — MLHPLKDTGILAAIAQHDERAFNSLFVEYHQQMGHFVFSVTRSKELTEEIIQDVFVKLWENRLQLPSIKNFPAYLFIITRNHTLNAIRKQVQIKEKEAAIAEHYELSTEKEPVAEDNLYAILDSAVDQLPLQQKKVYLLRQQGLKNADVAYRLDLSVNSVKKYQQWATQTIVKLIKAGPFTGIVFLFSTFF, encoded by the coding sequence GTGTTACATCCCTTAAAAGATACTGGTATTTTAGCGGCAATTGCGCAACATGATGAACGCGCATTTAATAGCTTGTTTGTTGAGTATCATCAACAAATGGGTCATTTTGTTTTTTCAGTTACCCGCTCAAAAGAACTTACCGAAGAGATCATTCAGGATGTTTTTGTAAAGCTGTGGGAGAACAGACTGCAGCTACCCTCCATTAAAAATTTCCCGGCCTACCTGTTTATTATTACCCGCAACCATACGCTCAACGCTATCAGAAAACAGGTTCAGATAAAAGAAAAAGAAGCGGCCATCGCTGAGCATTATGAGCTGTCAACTGAAAAAGAACCTGTTGCAGAAGATAACCTGTATGCCATACTTGACAGCGCGGTAGACCAGTTACCGCTGCAACAAAAAAAAGTATACCTGTTGCGGCAGCAGGGGCTTAAAAATGCTGATGTAGCGTATAGGCTGGATCTTTCAGTCAATTCAGTAAAAAAATACCAGCAATGGGCTACGCAAACGATTGTGAAGCTGATTAAGGCCGGTCCGTTCACGGGGATCGTATTTCTTTTTTCAACTTTCTTTTAA
- a CDS encoding CAP domain-containing protein, with amino-acid sequence MKKNVIFLFLVFMSGIVVKAGPAAPAPEKPVPVVSAMPADYAEMANDVLKYVNGYRRKKGLSPLVMNSVMSAEALKHSQNMASHRTSFGHNGFDGRSSRISSALGGISEVGENVSMGSTSAKEVVDNWLRSAVHRENIEGHYRITGIGIAADKRGNLYFTQIFAMN; translated from the coding sequence ATGAAGAAGAATGTAATTTTCCTGTTCCTTGTTTTTATGTCCGGCATTGTTGTGAAAGCCGGTCCTGCCGCCCCTGCGCCAGAAAAACCAGTTCCTGTGGTATCAGCAATGCCAGCAGATTATGCGGAGATGGCCAATGATGTACTTAAATATGTTAACGGTTACCGCCGCAAAAAAGGATTATCACCCCTCGTAATGAATAGTGTGATGAGTGCGGAAGCATTAAAGCACAGTCAGAATATGGCGTCGCACCGTACTTCCTTTGGACATAATGGTTTCGACGGCCGTTCAAGCCGGATTTCTTCTGCTCTCGGCGGTATTTCAGAAGTAGGCGAGAATGTTTCCATGGGCAGCACATCTGCCAAAGAAGTTGTAGATAACTGGTTAAGAAGCGCGGTGCATAGAGAGAATATTGAAGGGCATTATAGAATAACAGGTATTGGCATTGCGGCCGATAAAAGAGGCAATTTATATTTCACGCAGATCTTTGCCATGAACTAG
- a CDS encoding MFS transporter, whose product MALGLIPLSGFAMDVYIPSLPDMATQLHTTPAAIQLTLSLFIISYGISQLIVGGLLDSYGRYWPTMISMLAFSAASFAIAFAQDINVIYAMRIVQGFTVAVIVVAKRSFFVDVYKGEELKKYTSLFSVIWAIGPIVAPFLGGFFQTTWGWSSNFIFLGLFSLAFFLIEVLIGGESQKQASPFSVRTILGTYGKMVKTPDFTAGMIILGLAYAMILLYGMASPFLIESRLHLNPHVTGYCALFSGVSVMVGGTVSRMLIAKPFVKKLIVASIIQLATVAVLITLTTFYQNLPTLLLYVFLVHSTGGFIFNNLMSYCLIRFPQYAGKAAGLVGGGFSVVTSILSSLLVNFLSITNQTVLGIGYGVLVVGVLFTIIRTKWIVNERPAISENAERSPATAAA is encoded by the coding sequence ATGGCACTAGGCCTTATTCCGCTTTCCGGCTTTGCTATGGATGTTTATATTCCATCATTGCCCGATATGGCCACGCAGTTACACACCACACCTGCAGCCATTCAATTAACCCTTTCTTTATTTATCATCAGTTATGGGATTTCCCAGCTGATAGTAGGCGGCCTGCTCGACAGCTACGGACGCTACTGGCCAACCATGATCTCTATGCTGGCATTCAGCGCTGCCAGCTTCGCTATAGCCTTTGCCCAGGATATTAATGTGATCTACGCCATGCGTATCGTGCAGGGCTTTACGGTAGCCGTAATAGTCGTGGCCAAACGATCGTTTTTTGTGGATGTATATAAAGGAGAGGAACTAAAGAAATACACCAGTTTGTTTTCTGTTATCTGGGCTATCGGGCCAATAGTAGCGCCCTTCCTTGGTGGCTTTTTTCAAACAACCTGGGGCTGGTCCTCCAACTTTATTTTCTTGGGGCTGTTTAGTTTAGCATTCTTTTTAATTGAGGTGCTGATAGGCGGCGAATCACAAAAACAGGCATCGCCATTCAGTGTTCGTACCATTCTCGGTACTTATGGCAAAATGGTAAAAACGCCTGACTTTACAGCCGGTATGATCATTCTGGGCCTTGCCTATGCGATGATCCTGTTGTATGGAATGGCCAGTCCGTTCCTGATTGAATCACGTTTACATCTTAATCCGCATGTAACCGGTTATTGTGCCCTGTTTTCAGGTGTGTCAGTAATGGTGGGTGGTACGGTGTCGAGAATGCTGATCGCAAAACCATTTGTGAAAAAGCTGATTGTTGCCTCTATTATTCAACTGGCGACGGTAGCGGTGCTGATCACCCTGACCACTTTCTATCAAAATTTACCTACGCTGCTGCTGTACGTATTCCTGGTGCATAGTACAGGCGGATTTATTTTCAACAACCTGATGTCGTACTGTTTGATCCGCTTTCCGCAATATGCAGGTAAAGCAGCTGGTTTGGTAGGCGGCGGATTTTCTGTAGTGACTTCTATCTTAAGTTCATTACTGGTAAATTTCTTAAGTATAACCAACCAAACAGTACTGGGTATTGGTTATGGCGTATTGGTAGTTGGAGTTTTGTTCACCATCATAAGAACGAAATGGATAGTAAACGAAAGACCGGCAATAAGTGAAAACGCAGAACGCAGTCCGGCAACTGCTGCAGCGTAA